A DNA window from Ctenopharyngodon idella isolate HZGC_01 chromosome 10, HZGC01, whole genome shotgun sequence contains the following coding sequences:
- the gipc3 gene encoding PDZ domain-containing protein GIPC3 isoform X1, with protein MQQDSEKTTCDCEPMQNGEAMSPDVQDSKGSPGDEESQRAVPSAPPLPQETSPCPRPKLVFHTQLAHGSPTGRIHGFTNVRELYTKIAEVFNISASEILFCTLNSHKVDMQKLLGGQIGLEDFIFAHVRGETKEVEVIKTEDALGLTITDNGAGYAFIKRIKEGSTIDRIKTVCIGDHIEAINDQSIVGCRHYEVAKMLKEQTRGTPFTLRLVEPKKAFDMIGQRTRAPKSSEGKMVSGKETLRLRSKGSATVEEIPSEFEDKAIRKVDDLLESYMGIRDLELATTIVEAGKNKQNPDDFAEALDSVLGDFGFPDVFLFDVWGALGDVKNGRI; from the exons ATGCAGCAGGACTCAGAGAAGACGACGTGCGACTGCGAGCCCATGCAGAACGGAGAGGCCATGAGTCCGGATGTGCAGGACTCCAAAGGTTCACCGGGGGACGAGGAGAGCCAGAGAGCTGTCCCGTCCGCACCGCCGCTGCCGCAGGAAACTTCTCCGTGTCCAAGGCCCAAACTGGTGTTTCACACGCAGCTGGCGCACGGAAGCCCGACGGGACGTATTCATGGGTTCACCAACGTGAGGGAGCTTTACACCAAGATCGCAGAGGTGTTCAACATCTCGGCCTCTGAG ATTCTTTTCTGCACGCTAAACTCCCATAAAGTGGACATGCAGAAGCTGCTGGGGGGTCAGATCGGACTGGAGGACTTCATCTTCGCGCACGTGAGGGGAGAAACCAAAGAGGTGGAGGTCATTAAAACAGAAGATGCTCTCGGTCTGACCATCACTGACAACGGAGCGGGATACGCCTTCATTAAA AGGATAAAGGAAGGCAGCACCATTGACAGAATAAAAACGGTGTGTATCGGCGATCACATCGAGGCCATTAATGACCAGAGCATTGTGGGATGTCGACATTATGAAGTGGCTAAGATGCTGAAGGAGCAGACGAGAGGAACGCCCTTCACCCTTCGCCTGGTGGAGCCCAAAAAAGCCTTCG ACATGATAGGCCAGAGGACGCGAGCCCCCAAGTCCAGCGAGGGCAAGATGGTGAGCGGGAAAGAGACTCTGCGTCTGCGCTCCAAAGGTTCAGCCACCGTGGAGGAAATC CCCAGTGAGTTCGAAGACAAGGCTATCAGGAAGGTCGATGATCTTCTCGAGAGCTACATGGGTATTCGCGACCTTGAACTCG CGACGACCATAGTGGAAGCCGGGAAGAACAAGCAGAACCCGGATGATTTCGCAGAGGCGCTTGACTCTGTTCTGGGTGACTTCGGCTTTCCTGACGTCTTTCTGTTCGACGTGTGGGGCGCTCTGGGAGACGTCAAGAACGGGCGGATTTAG
- the tbxa2r gene encoding thromboxane A2 receptor isoform X1 has product MVPPSNSTPLCFSINSPPFKHNHTIASAYFSVVFSGLGLSSNLFALVVLAKTFHHTKSRSRSSFLLFLGGLVFTDFMGLLVTGSIVVSFHITQFNWRQLDPHCHFCNFMGMSMVFYGLCPLLLGAAMAMERFIGINRPFSRSTTMSNSRACSMVAMVWVTAGCISLLPLMGLGNYHLQVPGSWCFLNISSKPLDMTFSLIFSLVGLLSLAVSFLLNTVSVITLLRVCCGQDSSQRRRDYEVEMMVQLILIMAIASICWCPLLVFIAQTVLSGHKLEVRYLLLWLRFATGNQILDPWVYILFRRAVLKRIAPKMDWSRGSIMSISTSFRRLTRASLGGTIDRLEHLRPNPNKAREEDTPLPVQNIPASSCSSEQTRTCIQLKEKI; this is encoded by the exons ATGGTCCCTCCAAGCAACTCGACTCCGCTTTGCTTCTCCATCAACAGCCCTCCtttcaaacacaaccacacCATCGCATCCGCGTACTTCTCTGTGGTCTTCAGCGGGCTGGGATTGAGCTCCAACCTCTTTGCCCTGGTGGTTCTGGCCAAGACGTTCCACCACACCAAGAGCCGCTCACGTTCCTCGTTCCTGCTCTTCCTCGGCGGCCTGGTGTTTACCGACTTCATGGGACTGTTGGTCACTGGGTCCATCGTGGTGTCCTTCCACATAACACAATTCAACTGGCGCCAGCTGGACCCTCACTGCCACTTCTGCAACTTCATGGGCATGTCCATGGTGTTCTACGGACTTTGCCCACTGCTTCTCGGCGCCGCCATGGCCATGGAGCGTTTCATAGGCATCAACCGACCCTTCTCACGTTCCACCACCATGTCCAACTCGAGAGCGTGCTCAATGGTGGCCATGGTGTGGGTCACGGCCGGTTGCATCAGCCTTTTGCCGTTGATGGGGTTGGGAAACTACCACCTCCAGGTGCCTGGCTCCTGGTGCTTCCTCAACATCAGCTCCAAACCTCTAGACATGACCTTCAGCTTGATCTTCTCACTTGTTGGTCTGCTGTCGCTGGCCGTGTCGTTCCTGCTTAACACGGTGAGCGTGATTACCCTCCTGAGGGTGTGTTGCGGACAGGACAGCAGTCAACGGAGGCGAGACTACGAAGTGGAGATGATGGTGCAGCTCATCTTGATCATGGCCATCGCCTCCATCTGCTGGTGCCCTTTACTG GTGTTTATTGCGCAGACAGTGCTGTCGGGCCACAAGCTCGAAGTTCGTTACCTGCTTCTCTGGCTCCGTTTTGCGACAGGGAACCAGATCCTGGACCCCTGGGTCTACATCCTCTTCCGACGTGCCGTACTGAAACGCATCGCACCCAAGATGGACTGGTCCCGCGGCTCCATCATGAGCATCTCGACGTCCTTCCGCAGGCTCACGCGTGCCTCACTGGGAGGAACGATTGACCGTTTGGAGCACCTCCGGCCAAATCCAAACAAAGCCAGAGAAGAAGATACGCCCTTACCTGTGCAGAACATCCCTGCGTCATCTTGTTCCAGTGAACAAACCAGGACTTGCATCCAGCTCAAGGAAAAGATCTAA
- the tbxa2r gene encoding thromboxane A2 receptor isoform X2: MVPPSNSTPLCFSINSPPFKHNHTIASAYFSVVFSGLGLSSNLFALVVLAKTFHHTKSRSRSSFLLFLGGLVFTDFMGLLVTGSIVVSFHITQFNWRQLDPHCHFCNFMGMSMVFYGLCPLLLGAAMAMERFIGINRPFSRSTTMSNSRACSMVAMVWVTAGCISLLPLMGLGNYHLQVPGSWCFLNISSKPLDMTFSLIFSLVGLLSLAVSFLLNTVSVITLLRVCCGQDSSQRRRDYEVEMMVQLILIMAIASICWCPLLMYILKTVVSSVAVDPYSVLFHLRLATCNQICDPWIYILCQESRLRCLLRRQCCRATSSKFVTCFSGSVLRQGTRSWTPGSTSSSDVPY, from the exons ATGGTCCCTCCAAGCAACTCGACTCCGCTTTGCTTCTCCATCAACAGCCCTCCtttcaaacacaaccacacCATCGCATCCGCGTACTTCTCTGTGGTCTTCAGCGGGCTGGGATTGAGCTCCAACCTCTTTGCCCTGGTGGTTCTGGCCAAGACGTTCCACCACACCAAGAGCCGCTCACGTTCCTCGTTCCTGCTCTTCCTCGGCGGCCTGGTGTTTACCGACTTCATGGGACTGTTGGTCACTGGGTCCATCGTGGTGTCCTTCCACATAACACAATTCAACTGGCGCCAGCTGGACCCTCACTGCCACTTCTGCAACTTCATGGGCATGTCCATGGTGTTCTACGGACTTTGCCCACTGCTTCTCGGCGCCGCCATGGCCATGGAGCGTTTCATAGGCATCAACCGACCCTTCTCACGTTCCACCACCATGTCCAACTCGAGAGCGTGCTCAATGGTGGCCATGGTGTGGGTCACGGCCGGTTGCATCAGCCTTTTGCCGTTGATGGGGTTGGGAAACTACCACCTCCAGGTGCCTGGCTCCTGGTGCTTCCTCAACATCAGCTCCAAACCTCTAGACATGACCTTCAGCTTGATCTTCTCACTTGTTGGTCTGCTGTCGCTGGCCGTGTCGTTCCTGCTTAACACGGTGAGCGTGATTACCCTCCTGAGGGTGTGTTGCGGACAGGACAGCAGTCAACGGAGGCGAGACTACGAAGTGGAGATGATGGTGCAGCTCATCTTGATCATGGCCATCGCCTCCATCTGCTGGTGCCCTTTACTG ATGTACATTTTGAAGACCGTCGTTTCCTCCGTAGCCGTCGACCCCTATAGCGTTCTGTTCCACCTTCGATTGGCCACCTGCAATCAGATATGTGACCCCTGGATTTACATCCTATGTCAGGAGTCTAGACTGAG GTGTTTATTGCGCAGACAGTGCTGTCGGGCCACAAGCTCGAAGTTCGTTACCTGCTTCTCTGGCTCCGTTTTGCGACAGGGAACCAGATCCTGGACCCCTGGGTCTACATCCTCTTCCGACGTGCCGTACTGA
- the gipc3 gene encoding PDZ domain-containing protein GIPC3 isoform X2, with translation MENVLQEPVIKTFQREVKARKILFCTLNSHKVDMQKLLGGQIGLEDFIFAHVRGETKEVEVIKTEDALGLTITDNGAGYAFIKRIKEGSTIDRIKTVCIGDHIEAINDQSIVGCRHYEVAKMLKEQTRGTPFTLRLVEPKKAFDMIGQRTRAPKSSEGKMVSGKETLRLRSKGSATVEEIPSEFEDKAIRKVDDLLESYMGIRDLELATTIVEAGKNKQNPDDFAEALDSVLGDFGFPDVFLFDVWGALGDVKNGRI, from the exons ATGGAAAACGTCCTTCAAGAACCTGTTATCAAAACATTTCAGCGAGAGGTCAAGGCTAGAAAA ATTCTTTTCTGCACGCTAAACTCCCATAAAGTGGACATGCAGAAGCTGCTGGGGGGTCAGATCGGACTGGAGGACTTCATCTTCGCGCACGTGAGGGGAGAAACCAAAGAGGTGGAGGTCATTAAAACAGAAGATGCTCTCGGTCTGACCATCACTGACAACGGAGCGGGATACGCCTTCATTAAA AGGATAAAGGAAGGCAGCACCATTGACAGAATAAAAACGGTGTGTATCGGCGATCACATCGAGGCCATTAATGACCAGAGCATTGTGGGATGTCGACATTATGAAGTGGCTAAGATGCTGAAGGAGCAGACGAGAGGAACGCCCTTCACCCTTCGCCTGGTGGAGCCCAAAAAAGCCTTCG ACATGATAGGCCAGAGGACGCGAGCCCCCAAGTCCAGCGAGGGCAAGATGGTGAGCGGGAAAGAGACTCTGCGTCTGCGCTCCAAAGGTTCAGCCACCGTGGAGGAAATC CCCAGTGAGTTCGAAGACAAGGCTATCAGGAAGGTCGATGATCTTCTCGAGAGCTACATGGGTATTCGCGACCTTGAACTCG CGACGACCATAGTGGAAGCCGGGAAGAACAAGCAGAACCCGGATGATTTCGCAGAGGCGCTTGACTCTGTTCTGGGTGACTTCGGCTTTCCTGACGTCTTTCTGTTCGACGTGTGGGGCGCTCTGGGAGACGTCAAGAACGGGCGGATTTAG